The Hippocampus zosterae strain Florida chromosome 19, ASM2543408v3, whole genome shotgun sequence region AATCAGCCACCGCCACCGACGCCTCCTTCAGTTGCCGTCGGTGCCACCTCGCAAGGTCCGCCGCCGTGTCCGCCGCCAGGTCCGCCGCCTGGTCCGCCGCCGGGTCCGCCGCCGGGTCCTCGGCCCTCTCCAACTGCCGCCGGACCGCCGCCCAAAGGAGTCGCCCCGGCCGGATTGCGACCCGCGTGTCCTGTCAATATTCCGCCACCCAACTTCAACAGCATTGGGGGCCCGAGGTCAGTGCCCGTACTTGTTGCCGATCGGGTGCGGATTGAATAGAATTCAACCGCGCGTTTGGCTCTTGGTGATAACGACCTTGTTTTACCGTATGAACATATGTTGTTAGAGCGAGCAACGCCGGATTCAGCCAGCCCATGCCGTTTGAGGGACCTCCGAGATTCGATCAGCGCTTTGAGCGTCCTCCTCTGTTCCAGCCACCTCCGCGCCGCTTTGACGCTCCGCCTCGGTTTACCCAACCGGGGACGCGCTTTGACGGAACAGCTCGATTTGATCAACCCCCGCCGCGCTTCGACGGACCGCCCCGTTTGAAGCAACCCGGCTCGCGTTTTGACGGTCCGCCCAGATTTGACCATCCGCCTCCGCCCCCTTTCGACAAGCGGTCTAGATTCGACCAGCCCCCGAGACAGGCCGGCCCGCGGCCTCCCGCCGAAGGCCCCGCGGCTCCGCCGACGAGGCAGGAAGAGCCCCCGCCCCAAGCCAAACAAGGCCCCGCGCAAGCTGTCAGTGGGGAGTCTTTGTTAAAATCGGTCGAACCGCCTCCGACTGACGAGCAAACGAGTAAAACCAAATATGGCCACGCGAGCGCTGACATGACGGATGACACGCTGGACGGTGTTGGATTTTTTATTCCCAACGAACCGATTCCTCAAACCCAACTGACGAGCGCAGAGGAGGAGGATTCCATGGACATTTGTAACTCGCCCAAACAAGTTGACGGCAATCCGGCGCAGTCCGCCGCTACTCCGACGGAATCCAAACAAGCTACCTCACAGGATTATGCCAAACCCAAAGGCTCTGCCCTAAACAACACCGCTTGCTCCGTTGCCTCCCAAAAACAAGAGGAGAAGCAAGCGCCTGCACAGTTGCAGTCGAGGCCGCAACGTGTGGGTCCTCCCCCGGCAAGAGGACGAGGTCTGCCCCCGGGACCCATGCGAGGTCGCGGCGGAGGACGCGGGCAGAGGGGACGCGTGGACTTCAGCGGACAAAACAGCGGACCGCCTGAGAAGGAGTCGGACGAAATGCGTCATGAATTTCTGCCTCCCGAGGAAGAAGAATTTTACGAGGCGCCGGAGCAAGAGGACTACGAATGGCAGGGGCCGCCGTACGAGGAGTTTGGCGGGGAGGCGCCTGAGGAAGCAGGTGAAGAATTTTGGATGCCGGAGGACCATCActttgaggaagaggaggagtatTATGAGGAACCAATGCAAGGACCTCCTAGGAGGAGAGGTGCGCCGCTGATGAGAGGGCGGCCGATGACCCGAGGAGGTGCGCCGCTGGGTCTAGAAGGACCGCCTATGGGAAGAGGAGGACCGCTCATGGGAAGAGGTGGGCCGCCCATGGGCAGGGGAGGTCCGCCCATGGGAAGAGGAGGACCGCCCATGGGCAGGGGAGGTCCGCCCATGGGTAGGGGAGGACCGTCCATGGGTAGGGGAGGACCGCCCATGGGCAGGGGAGGTCCGCCCATGGGCAGGGGAGGTCCGCCCATGGGTAGGGGAGGACCGCCCATGGGCAGGGGAGGTCCGCCCATGGGTAGGGGAGGACCGCCCATGGGCAGGGGAGGACCGCCCATGGGTAGGGGAGGACCGCCCATGGGCAGGGGAGGACCGCCCATGGGCAGGGGAGGACCGCCCATGGGTAGAGGCGGCCCGCCCATGGGTATGCGGGAACCTATGAACAGTGAATGGGAAGAAACGGAGCCAGCCGAGTACCACGATGAAGAGGAATCTTGTTGGGGCAATGGGGGTCCTCCAATGAGAGGGATGAGACCTCCGTTTCCGCCCGGCCGTGGTCGACGACCGCGCGGCCATCCCGCTTTCGTGCCGGGGAGAGGACGCCCGCCGCACTTTGCGCACGGGCCACCGGATGAAGAGTCGTTTGGCTACGGTATGGACTCTGGCGACATGGACGAGTCGGGTCCTTACATGCACCGTGGTGAGGATCCTCACAACTTGATGCACTCGGCAAGAGGAAGAGGCAGAGGCAGAGGCAGGTGGCCGCCACCTCACAAAGACACGGAAGCCGGCGACGAATCCTTTTATCCAGACGAGATGGAGTCCGAGCGGGATTGGCGGCCGCCCTACGGCAGGCGTCCTCCCATGCCGCACGAGATCATCGAAAGGGCCGGTCAAATGAGAGGGGGGCCGATGGGTCGGGGAAGGACAAGAGGTGCCGCGCGGCCGGGTGCGCCGCAAAGCCAAGAGGAAGATGGATACGATTGCGCTTTCCTCGACGACTACGGCCGCGGAGAAGACGACCATCAGCGGGGGCCGCCTCGCCTCGATGACCCCCGACGCGACGGCAGGTTCTTTGACCCCGAATGGGAAAGGAAGCGTTCTCCGCCGGCCAGGGACGATCCGGCGCCGGCCCCGGAGCGTTACCGTGACGACGGCTGGCTGGAGGAAAGGCATCCGTCGGAGGAGTATGACCGTCGAAGAGTTTGCGATTACAGCGATGAAGCGGCATCGCGATCGGAAGATCCGGCGCATGCTCCGGATTGGAATCGCCTTTCTACATTTGAGCCCCCGACGGAGCGAACCTTCACGCCCTTCCGCAGAGACGAACCCCCGCTTCAAAACGAACCCGGCGAAAACCCGCCGGCCAATTCGGCCGACCAACGGGGAGGGAATGTGCTCGCCCTTTCCCAGCGGCAGCACGAAATCATCTTAAAGGCCGCCCAGGAATTAAAACGGCTGCGGTAGGTGACGTGACGTCCGACTCGGCTCCGGTGCCGCGCCGCCTCCGTACGTCCGTCCGTATTGTTTCTCGGTCTGCCTTTGCTTCGGTTATTAGGGAACTGCAAGACGTGAAGACTGACGGCGCGCCTCGGCCGACGCTGGCCGACCCTTTGCCTGACCTCCCCGCCGGGCTCCTGGGTTTGGAGATCCCCCCcgaagtcagaaacgcgctcaaggTCAGCATTCCATTCATGGGCGATCAAGCCGTCACGTCGCGATTGCTCCGTTCAAATTGAGCCGCTCCAATGTGTGGCAGGGCATGAGCGCGCCCGTTCAAACGCAGTCTTGGGATGCCAGCCCCGCCGCGTCTGCGCCTAGCGTCGTTCCCAAGACTGTGGATTACGCCCACGGACACGGTATGTGGGGGCACACCGGAGCTCATCTTCAAATCGGGGGGGGTCCCCGTGCGATCCCGTGATCGGACATCGGCGAAGATCGGGCCGTTTTCGGTGTCGGGCCTTACTATtttgctaaaaagaaaaaagaaagcccGATCGGGACACCCCCCGTCCGTCAGTGACACCGTTTGTGACGCTTATTGGTGAACCTTTTCAGAAGCCGGTACCACGGTGGAGAAGATCGCTTACGGTGAGAGGATTGTGCTGAGGCCCGACCCGGACAGGGGATACGAAAAAGGTGGGTCGAGCGCTGCTGGCGTGGCCAGTGAGCCGAGCCGAACAAAGGGACTTTTTGAAAGTGTTGATCGCATGTGCCGAAGACTGGCCGTCGTATTCGCGACGTTTTACCGCCGACGACTTTGAGCAAGGGAGCTTTTGGTTTGGCTTTTTGCATTGACAATTTGTCGCTCG contains the following coding sequences:
- the ylpm1 gene encoding YLP motif-containing protein 1 isoform X4 gives rise to the protein MYPSWGNYGAPQSQNYGAPGPRKLQVGSHTGSPTSFGSLQAPSSGSMFSSLQEQHRQQMQQLQMLHQKQLQNVLHHGGPPAAYGAGGPPGGYSAPAWHSTEAAPLDRSGGTQSHIKGDGVAIPPEHSQPPLPPQPHKIDAKPAPPPPEQQSAKPPEANAAPKAKDSLVKDKDGSNLQDQQQLWYKQHLENLQKLKQERAKQNATHADPPNSHAAQPPLPSEPPKGAPPPPPPKEEQPAPPPPPEPDNKQDPEEAARLRQLQAAAAQWQQVQQQRVSLHYQALMRQHEKLQQILEKYQPLIQQPANLQAMSAELQLRHYEMQKQQFAPLFQEWELTFRLWFEQFQTYPHKDQLHDYENQWKQWQDQMNATNAHIQETIATLTAMVPYAAMQYNSAAMGPYAAYPGQGMRMPPPPLGQPPPPLSQPPPPLSQPPPVTQPQMNQPPPPTPPSVAVGATSQGPPPCPPPGPPPGPPPGPPPGPRPSPTAAGPPPKGVAPAGLRPACPVNIPPPNFNSIGGPRASNAGFSQPMPFEGPPRFDQRFERPPLFQPPPRRFDAPPRFTQPGTRFDGTARFDQPPPRFDGPPRLKQPGSRFDGPPRFDHPPPPPFDKRSRFDQPPRQAGPRPPAEGPAAPPTRQEEPPPQAKQGPAQAVSGESLLKSVEPPPTDEQTSKTKYGHASADMTDDTLDGVGFFIPNEPIPQTQLTSAEEEDSMDICNSPKQVDGNPAQSAATPTESKQATSQDYAKPKGSALNNTACSVASQKQEEKQAPAQLQSRPQRVGPPPARGRGLPPGPMRGRGGGRGQRGRVDFSGQNSGPPEKESDEMRHEFLPPEEEEFYEAPEQEDYEWQGPPYEEFGGEAPEEAGEEFWMPEDHHFEEEEEYYEEPMQGPPRRRGAPLMRGRPMTRGGAPLGLEGPPMGRGGPLMGRGGPPMGRGGPPMGRGGPPMGRGGPPMGRGGPPMGRGGPPMGRGGPPMGRGGPPMGMREPMNSEWEETEPAEYHDEEESCWGNGGPPMRGMRPPFPPGRGRRPRGHPAFVPGRGRPPHFAHGPPDEESFGYGMDSGDMDESGPYMHRGEDPHNLMHSARGRGRGRGRWPPPHKDTEAGDESFYPDEMESERDWRPPYGRRPPMPHEIIERAGQMRGGPMGRGRTRGAARPGAPQSQEEDGYDCAFLDDYGRGEDDHQRGPPRLDDPRRDGRFFDPEWERKRSPPARDDPAPAPERYRDDGWLEERHPSEEYDRRRVCDYSDEAASRSEDPAHAPDWNRLSTFEPPTERTFTPFRRDEPPLQNEPGENPPANSADQRGGNVLALSQRQHEIILKAAQELKRLRELQDVKTDGAPRPTLADPLPDLPAGLLGLEIPPEVRNALKGMSAPVQTQSWDASPAASAPSVVPKTVDYAHGHEAGTTVEKIAYGERIVLRPDPDRGYEKEPLRDPYGRDPYYDRRADPYPDRREYSREREFYREKPAAEYERERFGRERYPPRDRDESALMMLDERPPHRPGYREREHDLRERDRSGSRDREDPFGRPAYERPPYERPGHERLGPERYGHGSSPFDRRGYPEERGPPSALPLAPPPQPVPPVEKKPEIKNVDDLLKPPGRLSRPERIVVIMRGLPGSGKSHVAKLIRDKEVDCGGAPPRVLVLDDYFMTEVEKIEKDPDTGKRVKRKVLEYEYEPEMEDTYRSSMLKTFKKTLDDGFFPFIILDTINNRVNHFDQFWSAAKTKGFEVYIAEIAADAHTCAKRNAHARTLKDIAKMSNGWESTPRHMVRLDVRALLQDAAIEEVEMEDFDPEDEPEEAKREEEEEGDLGYIPKSKWEMDTSEAKLDKLDGLGSGSKRKRDGDHVAGLEDFLQLPDDYATRKSQPGKKRVRWADLEEQKDADRKRAIGFVVGQTDWEKITDDSGRLAQKALNRTKYF
- the ylpm1 gene encoding YLP motif-containing protein 1 isoform X3; the protein is MYPSWGNYGAPQSQNYGAPGPRKLQVGSHTGSPTSFGSLQAPSSGSMFSSLQEQHRQQMQQLQMLHQKQLQNVLHHGGPPAAYGAGGPPGGYSAPAWHSTEAAPLDRSGGTQSHIKGDGVAIPPEHSQPPLPPQPHKIDAKPAPPPPEQQSAKPPEANAAPKAKDSLVKDKDGSNLQDQQQLWYKQHLENLQKLKQERAKQNATHADPPNSHAAQPPLPSEPPKGAPPPPPPKEEQPAPPPPPEPDNKQDPEEAARLRQLQAAAAQWQQVQQQRVSLHYQALMRQHEKLQQILEKYQPLIQQPANLQAMSAELQLRHYEMQKQQFAPLFQEWELTFRLWFEQFQTYPHKDQLHDYENQWKQWQDQMNATNAHIQETIATLTAMVPYAAMQYNSAAMGPYAAYPGQGMRMPPPPLGQPPPPLSQPPPPLSQPPPVTQPQMNQPPPPTPPSVAVGATSQGPPPCPPPGPPPGPPPGPPPGPRPSPTAAGPPPKGVAPAGLRPACPVNIPPPNFNSIGGPRASNAGFSQPMPFEGPPRFDQRFERPPLFQPPPRRFDAPPRFTQPGTRFDGTARFDQPPPRFDGPPRLKQPGSRFDGPPRFDHPPPPPFDKRSRFDQPPRQAGPRPPAEGPAAPPTRQEEPPPQAKQGPAQAVSGESLLKSVEPPPTDEQTSKTKYGHASADMTDDTLDGVGFFIPNEPIPQTQLTSAEEEDSMDICNSPKQVDGNPAQSAATPTESKQATSQDYAKPKGSALNNTACSVASQKQEEKQAPAQLQSRPQRVGPPPARGRGLPPGPMRGRGGGRGQRGRVDFSGQNSGPPEKESDEMRHEFLPPEEEEFYEAPEQEDYEWQGPPYEEFGGEAPEEAGEEFWMPEDHHFEEEEEYYEEPMQGPPRRRGAPLMRGRPMTRGGAPLGLEGPPMGRGGPLMGRGGPPMGRGGPPMGRGGPPMGRGGPPMGRGGPPMGRGGPPMGRGGPPMGRGGPPMGRGGPPMGMREPMNSEWEETEPAEYHDEEESCWGNGGPPMRGMRPPFPPGRGRRPRGHPAFVPGRGRPPHFAHGPPDEESFGYGMDSGDMDESGPYMHRGEDPHNLMHSARGRGRGRGRWPPPHKDTEAGDESFYPDEMESERDWRPPYGRRPPMPHEIIERAGQMRGGPMGRGRTRGAARPGAPQSQEEDGYDCAFLDDYGRGEDDHQRGPPRLDDPRRDGRFFDPEWERKRSPPARDDPAPAPERYRDDGWLEERHPSEEYDRRRVCDYSDEAASRSEDPAHAPDWNRLSTFEPPTERTFTPFRRDEPPLQNEPGENPPANSADQRGGNVLALSQRQHEIILKAAQELKRLRELQDVKTDGAPRPTLADPLPDLPAGLLGLEIPPEVRNALKGMSAPVQTQSWDASPAASAPSVVPKTVDYAHGHEAGTTVEKIAYGERIVLRPDPDRGYEKEPLRDPYGRDPYYDRRADPYPDRREYSREREFYREKPAAEYERERFGRERYPPRDRDESALMMLDERPPHRPGYREREHDLRERDRSGSRDREDPFGRPAYERPPYERPGHERLGPERYGHGSSPFDRRGYPEERGPPSALPLAPPPQPVPPVEKKPEIKNVDDLLKPPGRLSRPERIVVIMRGLPGSGKSHVAKLIRDKEVDCGGAPPRVLVLDDYFMTEVEKIEKDPDTGKRVKRKVLEYEYEPEMEDTYRSSMLKTFKKTLDDGFFPFIILDTINNRVNHFDQFWSAAKTKGFEVYIAEIAADAHTCAKRNAHARTLKDIAKMSNGWESTPRHMVRLDVRALLQDAAIEEVEMEDFDPEDEPEEAKREEEEEGDLGYIPKSKWEMDTSEAKLDKLDGLGSGSKRKRDGDHVAGLEDFLQLPDDYATRKSQPGKKRVRWADLEEQKDADRKRAIGFVVGQTDWEKITDDSGRLAQKALNRTKYF
- the ylpm1 gene encoding YLP motif-containing protein 1 isoform X5; this encodes MYPSWGNYGAPQSQNYGAPGPRKLQVGSHTGSPTSFGSLQAPSSGSMFSSLQEQHRQQMQQLQMLHQKQLQNVLHHGGPPAAYGAGGPPGGYSAPAWHSTEAAPLDRSGGTQSHIKGDGVAIPPEHSQPPLPPQPHKIDAKPAPPPPEQQSAKPPEANAAPKAKDSLVKDKDGSNLQDQQQLWYKQHLENLQKLKQERAKQNATHADPPNSHAAQPPLPSEPPKGAPPPPPPKEEQPAPPPPPEPDNKQDPEEAARLRQLQAAAAQWQQVQQQRVSLHYQALMRQHEKLQQILEKYQPLIQQPANLQAMSAELQLRHYEMQKQQFAPLFQEWELTFRLWFEQFQTYPHKDQLHDYENQWKQWQDQMNATNAHIQETIATLTAMVPYAAMQYNSAAMGPYAAYPGQGMRMPPPPLGQPPPPLSQPPPPLSQPPPVTQPQMNQPPPPTPPSVAVGATSQGPPPCPPPGPPPGPPPGPPPGPRPSPTAAGPPPKGVAPAGLRPACPVNIPPPNFNSIGGPRASNAGFSQPMPFEGPPRFDQRFERPPLFQPPPRRFDAPPRFTQPGTRFDGTARFDQPPPRFDGPPRLKQPGSRFDGPPRFDHPPPPPFDKRSRFDQPPRQAGPRPPAEGPAAPPTRQEEPPPQAKQGPAQAVSGESLLKSVEPPPTDEQTSKTKYGHASADMTDDTLDGVGFFIPNEPIPQTQLTSAEEEDSMDICNSPKQVDGNPAQSAATPTESKQATSQDYAKPKGSALNNTACSVASQKQEEKQAPAQLQSRPQRVGPPPARGRGLPPGPMRGRGGGRGQRGRVDFSGQNSGPPEKESDEMRHEFLPPEEEEFYEAPEQEDYEWQGPPYEEFGGEAPEEAGEEFWMPEDHHFEEEEEYYEEPMQGPPRRRGAPLMRGRPMTRGGAPLGLEGPPMGRGGPLMGRGGPPMGRGGPPMGRGGPPMGRGGPPMGRGGPPMGRGGPPMGRGGPPMGMREPMNSEWEETEPAEYHDEEESCWGNGGPPMRGMRPPFPPGRGRRPRGHPAFVPGRGRPPHFAHGPPDEESFGYGMDSGDMDESGPYMHRGEDPHNLMHSARGRGRGRGRWPPPHKDTEAGDESFYPDEMESERDWRPPYGRRPPMPHEIIERAGQMRGGPMGRGRTRGAARPGAPQSQEEDGYDCAFLDDYGRGEDDHQRGPPRLDDPRRDGRFFDPEWERKRSPPARDDPAPAPERYRDDGWLEERHPSEEYDRRRVCDYSDEAASRSEDPAHAPDWNRLSTFEPPTERTFTPFRRDEPPLQNEPGENPPANSADQRGGNVLALSQRQHEIILKAAQELKRLRELQDVKTDGAPRPTLADPLPDLPAGLLGLEIPPEVRNALKGMSAPVQTQSWDASPAASAPSVVPKTVDYAHGHEAGTTVEKIAYGERIVLRPDPDRGYEKEPLRDPYGRDPYYDRRADPYPDRREYSREREFYREKPAAEYERERFGRERYPPRDRDESALMMLDERPPHRPGYREREHDLRERDRSGSRDREDPFGRPAYERPPYERPGHERLGPERYGHGSSPFDRRGYPEERGPPSALPLAPPPQPVPPVEKKPEIKNVDDLLKPPGRLSRPERIVVIMRGLPGSGKSHVAKLIRDKEVDCGGAPPRVLVLDDYFMTEVEKIEKDPDTGKRVKRKVLEYEYEPEMEDTYRSSMLKTFKKTLDDGFFPFIILDTINNRVNHFDQFWSAAKTKGFEVYIAEIAADAHTCAKRNAHARTLKDIAKMSNGWESTPRHMVRLDVRALLQDAAIEEVEMEDFDPEDEPEEAKREEEEEGDLGYIPKSKWEMDTSEAKLDKLDGLGSGSKRKRDGDHVAGLEDFLQLPDDYATRKSQPGKKRVRWADLEEQKDADRKRAIGFVVGQTDWEKITDDSGRLAQKALNRTKYF
- the ylpm1 gene encoding YLP motif-containing protein 1 isoform X1; translated protein: MYPSWGNYGAPQSQNYGAPGPRKLQVGSHTGSPTSFGSLQAPSSGSMFSSLQEQHRQQMQQLQMLHQKQLQNVLHHGGPPAAYGAGGPPGGYSAPAWHSTEAAPLDRSGGTQSHIKGDGVAIPPEHSQPPLPPQPHKIDAKPAPPPPEQQSAKPPEANAAPKAKDSLVKDKDGSNLQDQQQLWYKQHLENLQKLKQERAKQNATHADPPNSHAAQPPLPSEPPKGAPPPPPPKEEQPAPPPPPEPDNKQDPEEAARLRQLQAAAAQWQQVQQQRVSLHYQALMRQHEKLQQILEKYQPLIQQPANLQAMSAELQLRHYEMQKQQFAPLFQEWELTFRLWFEQFQTYPHKDQLHDYENQWKQWQDQMNATNAHIQETIATLTAMVPYAAMQYNSAAMGPYAAYPGQGMRMPPPPLGQPPPPLSQPPPPLSQPPPVTQPQMNQPPPPTPPSVAVGATSQGPPPCPPPGPPPGPPPGPPPGPRPSPTAAGPPPKGVAPAGLRPACPVNIPPPNFNSIGGPRASNAGFSQPMPFEGPPRFDQRFERPPLFQPPPRRFDAPPRFTQPGTRFDGTARFDQPPPRFDGPPRLKQPGSRFDGPPRFDHPPPPPFDKRSRFDQPPRQAGPRPPAEGPAAPPTRQEEPPPQAKQGPAQAVSGESLLKSVEPPPTDEQTSKTKYGHASADMTDDTLDGVGFFIPNEPIPQTQLTSAEEEDSMDICNSPKQVDGNPAQSAATPTESKQATSQDYAKPKGSALNNTACSVASQKQEEKQAPAQLQSRPQRVGPPPARGRGLPPGPMRGRGGGRGQRGRVDFSGQNSGPPEKESDEMRHEFLPPEEEEFYEAPEQEDYEWQGPPYEEFGGEAPEEAGEEFWMPEDHHFEEEEEYYEEPMQGPPRRRGAPLMRGRPMTRGGAPLGLEGPPMGRGGPLMGRGGPPMGRGGPPMGRGGPPMGRGGPPMGRGGPPMGRGGPPMGRGGPPMGRGGPPMGRGGPPMGRGGPPMGRGGPPMGRGGPPMGRGGPPMGMREPMNSEWEETEPAEYHDEEESCWGNGGPPMRGMRPPFPPGRGRRPRGHPAFVPGRGRPPHFAHGPPDEESFGYGMDSGDMDESGPYMHRGEDPHNLMHSARGRGRGRGRWPPPHKDTEAGDESFYPDEMESERDWRPPYGRRPPMPHEIIERAGQMRGGPMGRGRTRGAARPGAPQSQEEDGYDCAFLDDYGRGEDDHQRGPPRLDDPRRDGRFFDPEWERKRSPPARDDPAPAPERYRDDGWLEERHPSEEYDRRRVCDYSDEAASRSEDPAHAPDWNRLSTFEPPTERTFTPFRRDEPPLQNEPGENPPANSADQRGGNVLALSQRQHEIILKAAQELKRLRELQDVKTDGAPRPTLADPLPDLPAGLLGLEIPPEVRNALKGMSAPVQTQSWDASPAASAPSVVPKTVDYAHGHEAGTTVEKIAYGERIVLRPDPDRGYEKEPLRDPYGRDPYYDRRADPYPDRREYSREREFYREKPAAEYERERFGRERYPPRDRDESALMMLDERPPHRPGYREREHDLRERDRSGSRDREDPFGRPAYERPPYERPGHERLGPERYGHGSSPFDRRGYPEERGPPSALPLAPPPQPVPPVEKKPEIKNVDDLLKPPGRLSRPERIVVIMRGLPGSGKSHVAKLIRDKEVDCGGAPPRVLVLDDYFMTEVEKIEKDPDTGKRVKRKVLEYEYEPEMEDTYRSSMLKTFKKTLDDGFFPFIILDTINNRVNHFDQFWSAAKTKGFEVYIAEIAADAHTCAKRNAHARTLKDIAKMSNGWESTPRHMVRLDVRALLQDAAIEEVEMEDFDPEDEPEEAKREEEEEGDLGYIPKSKWEMDTSEAKLDKLDGLGSGSKRKRDGDHVAGLEDFLQLPDDYATRKSQPGKKRVRWADLEEQKDADRKRAIGFVVGQTDWEKITDDSGRLAQKALNRTKYF
- the ylpm1 gene encoding YLP motif-containing protein 1 isoform X2; protein product: MYPSWGNYGAPQSQNYGAPGPRKLQVGSHTGSPTSFGSLQAPSSGSMFSSLQEQHRQQMQQLQMLHQKQLQNVLHHGGPPAAYGAGGPPGGYSAPAWHSTEAAPLDRSGGTQSHIKGDGVAIPPEHSQPPLPPQPHKIDAKPAPPPPEQQSAKPPEANAAPKAKDSLVKDKDGSNLQDQQQLWYKQHLENLQKLKQERAKQNATHADPPNSHAAQPPLPSEPPKGAPPPPPPKEEQPAPPPPPEPDNKQDPEEAARLRQLQAAAAQWQQVQQQRVSLHYQALMRQHEKLQQILEKYQPLIQQPANLQAMSAELQLRHYEMQKQQFAPLFQEWELTFRLWFEQFQTYPHKDQLHDYENQWKQWQDQMNATNAHIQETIATLTAMVPYAAMQYNSAAMGPYAAYPGQGMRMPPPPLGQPPPPLSQPPPPLSQPPPVTQPQMNQPPPPTPPSVAVGATSQGPPPCPPPGPPPGPPPGPPPGPRPSPTAAGPPPKGVAPAGLRPACPVNIPPPNFNSIGGPRASNAGFSQPMPFEGPPRFDQRFERPPLFQPPPRRFDAPPRFTQPGTRFDGTARFDQPPPRFDGPPRLKQPGSRFDGPPRFDHPPPPPFDKRSRFDQPPRQAGPRPPAEGPAAPPTRQEEPPPQAKQGPAQAVSGESLLKSVEPPPTDEQTSKTKYGHASADMTDDTLDGVGFFIPNEPIPQTQLTSAEEEDSMDICNSPKQVDGNPAQSAATPTESKQATSQDYAKPKGSALNNTACSVASQKQEEKQAPAQLQSRPQRVGPPPARGRGLPPGPMRGRGGGRGQRGRVDFSGQNSGPPEKESDEMRHEFLPPEEEEFYEAPEQEDYEWQGPPYEEFGGEAPEEAGEEFWMPEDHHFEEEEEYYEEPMQGPPRRRGAPLMRGRPMTRGGAPLGLEGPPMGRGGPLMGRGGPPMGRGGPPMGRGGPPMGRGGPPMGRGGPPMGRGGPPMGRGGPPMGRGGPPMGRGGPPMGRGGPPMGRGGPPMGMREPMNSEWEETEPAEYHDEEESCWGNGGPPMRGMRPPFPPGRGRRPRGHPAFVPGRGRPPHFAHGPPDEESFGYGMDSGDMDESGPYMHRGEDPHNLMHSARGRGRGRGRWPPPHKDTEAGDESFYPDEMESERDWRPPYGRRPPMPHEIIERAGQMRGGPMGRGRTRGAARPGAPQSQEEDGYDCAFLDDYGRGEDDHQRGPPRLDDPRRDGRFFDPEWERKRSPPARDDPAPAPERYRDDGWLEERHPSEEYDRRRVCDYSDEAASRSEDPAHAPDWNRLSTFEPPTERTFTPFRRDEPPLQNEPGENPPANSADQRGGNVLALSQRQHEIILKAAQELKRLRELQDVKTDGAPRPTLADPLPDLPAGLLGLEIPPEVRNALKGMSAPVQTQSWDASPAASAPSVVPKTVDYAHGHEAGTTVEKIAYGERIVLRPDPDRGYEKEPLRDPYGRDPYYDRRADPYPDRREYSREREFYREKPAAEYERERFGRERYPPRDRDESALMMLDERPPHRPGYREREHDLRERDRSGSRDREDPFGRPAYERPPYERPGHERLGPERYGHGSSPFDRRGYPEERGPPSALPLAPPPQPVPPVEKKPEIKNVDDLLKPPGRLSRPERIVVIMRGLPGSGKSHVAKLIRDKEVDCGGAPPRVLVLDDYFMTEVEKIEKDPDTGKRVKRKVLEYEYEPEMEDTYRSSMLKTFKKTLDDGFFPFIILDTINNRVNHFDQFWSAAKTKGFEVYIAEIAADAHTCAKRNAHARTLKDIAKMSNGWESTPRHMVRLDVRALLQDAAIEEVEMEDFDPEDEPEEAKREEEEEGDLGYIPKSKWEMDTSEAKLDKLDGLGSGSKRKRDGDHVAGLEDFLQLPDDYATRKSQPGKKRVRWADLEEQKDADRKRAIGFVVGQTDWEKITDDSGRLAQKALNRTKYF